Proteins encoded by one window of Lathyrus oleraceus cultivar Zhongwan6 chromosome 1, CAAS_Psat_ZW6_1.0, whole genome shotgun sequence:
- the LOC127085567 gene encoding DEAD-box ATP-dependent RNA helicase 42 yields the protein MDEGKHKLRKEEGDSKRSHRDRDRDRTGERGKEKDRSDGRHKDNREKRDRESRRHDREKSTDSDDKHDREREKRRDVKEKDRARVHDVDREKVRDRKRERDREEKEKERVKEKERDREEKEKERVRDREEKEKERVREREEKEKERGREREEKEKERGREKERERERKEDKERIREKERVRERRDHEREKEKEKERDKGRRGREREKHRDVDSENSDGELRERNRKRHKKEDEDYKGREKEKSSSKSNRKIEGLDASPRRKSDGDDSDSKDREKKPTREEEMEDEQRRLDDEMEKRRRRVQEWQELRRKKEEAEREKQGEASAAELESGKAWTLEGEESDDEDGTGKHTAMDVDDDDKLADKEPMESMVVDVDNVTVAPDLQNGDTGAPSDEEIDPLDAFMNSMVLPEVEKLNNAVNSTPSDKTSDLKPKDKGDGRSNGGQSRKGSSKSIGRIIPGEESDSDYADPETDGDPVEEDDDEFMKRVKKTKVEKLSIVDHSKIDYIPFKKNFYIEVKEVSKMTLEEVALYRKQLELKIHGKDVPKPVKSWNQTGLTSKILDTIKKANFEKPMPIQAQALPVIMSGRDCIGIAKTGSGKTLAFVLPMLRHIKDQPPVLAGDGPIGLIMAPTRELVQQIHSDIKKFTKVMGIRCVPVYGGSGVAQQISELKRGTEIVVCTPGRMIDILCTSSGKITNLRRVTYLVMDEADRMFDMGFEPQITRIVQNIRPDRQTVLFSATFPRQVEILARKVLNKPVEMQVGGRSVVNKDIAQLVEVRPENERFLRLLELLGEWYEKGKILIFVHSQEKCDALFKDLLRHGYPCLSLHGAKDQTDRESTISDFKSNVCNLLVATSIAARGLDVKELELVINFDVPNHYEDYVHRVGRTGRAGRKGCAITFISEEDARYAPDLVKALELSEQIVPDDLKSLADGFMAKVTQGLEQAHGTGYGGSGFKFNEEEDEVRKAAKKAQAKEYGFEEDKSDSEDEDDGIRKAGGDISQHPALAQIIAATKANAPSMPTPISATQLISNGGLPVSLPSVLGLQTATVLPGTGLPLATNDGAARAALAAINLQHNLAKIQSEALPEHYEAELEINDFPQNARWKVTHKETLGPISEWTGAAITTRGQYFPPGKVAGPGDRKLYLFIEGPSEQSVKRAKVELKRVLEDITNQALQLPGGTQPGKYSVV from the coding sequence ATGGATGAGGGAAAACATAAATTGAGAAAAGAAGAAGGTGATTCTAAGAGGAGTCATCGTGATCGAGATCGCGATAGAACTGGTGAAAGAGGTAAGGAAAAGGATAGAAGTGATGGTAGACATAAGGATAATAGGGAGAAGAGGGATCGTGAATCTCGTAGACATGATAGAGAGAAAAGTACTGATTCTGATGATAAGCATGATAGAGAGAGGGAGAAGCGGAGAGATGTTAAAGAGAAGGATAGGGCACGGGTTCATGATGTCGATAGAGAAAAAGTGAGGGATAGAAAGAGGGAAAGGGATAgggaagagaaagagaaggagagAGTAAAGGAGAAAGAAAGAGATAGGGAAGAGAAAGAAAAGGAGAGAGTGAGGGATAGGGAAGAGAAGGAAAAGGAGAGAGTGAGGGAGAGGGAAGAGAAGGAAAAGGAGAGAGGGAGGGAGAGGGAAGAGAAGGAAAAGGAGAGAGGGAGGGAGAAAGAAAGAGAGAGGGAGAGAAAGGAGGATAAGGAGAGGATTAGAGAGAAAGAAAGGGTAAGGGAAAGGCGGGATCATGAGAGAGagaaggaaaaggaaaaggaaagaGATAAAGGGAGGAGAGGACGAGAGAGGGAGAAGCATAGAGATGTTGATAGTGAAAACAGTGATGGTGAGTTGAGGGAGAGAAATCGGAAGCGGCATAAGAAAGAGGACGAGGATTATAAGGGGAGAGAGAAGGAAAAGAGTTCTAGCAAATCAAACAGGAAAATTGAGGGACTTGATGCAAGCCCTAGAAGAAAGAGTGACGGTGATGACTCGGATTCTAAAGACAGAGAGAAAAAACCTACCCGTGAGGAGGAGATGGAAGATGAGCAAAGGAGGTTGGACGATGAAATGGAAAAGCGGAGGAGAAGAGTTCAAGAGTGGCAAGAGTTAAGGAGGAAGAAGGAAGAAGCGGAAAGAGAAAAGCAAGGTGAAGCAAGTGCTGCTGAACTTGAGTCTGGAAAAGCATGGACACTTGAAGGGGAGGAATCTGATGATGAAGATGGAACAGGTAAACATACTGCTATGGATGTAGACGATGACGACAAACTTGCTGATAAGGAACCTATGGAGTCGATGGTGGTAGATGTTGACAATGTAACAGTTGCGCCTGATTTACAAAATGGAGATACTGGTGCTCCTTCAGACGAGGAAATAGACCCATTGGATGCTTTTATGAATTCTATGGTTCTTCCTGAGGTTGAGAAGCTGAACAATGCTGTTAACTCAACACCTTCTGATAAAACTTCTGACTTGAAACCCAAAGATAAAGGGGACGGACGTAGTAATGGCGGGCAGTCAAGGAAAGGTTCAAGTAAATCTATTGGCAGGATAATTCCTGGCGAAGAGTCCGACTCAGATTATGCTGATCCTGAAACTGACGGGGATCcagtagaagaagatgatgacGAGTTCATGAAAAGAGTGAAGAAAACGAAAGTTGAAAAACTTTCGATAGTTGACCACTCAAAGATTGACTATATACCATTCAAAAAGAATTTCTATATTGAAGTGAAGGAGGTCTCAAAAATGACTCTCGAAGAAGTTGCATTATACAGGAAGCAGTTAGAGTTGAAGATACATGGAAAGGATGTGCCCAAGCCTGTAAAGTCATGGAACCAGACTGGACTTACGAGCAAAATTTTGGATACAATAAAGAAGGCGAACTTTGAAAAGCCAATGCCTATTCAAGCTCAGGCGTTGCCTGTAATTATGAGTGGCCGAGATTGCATAGGCATTGCCAAAACCGGGTCAGGTAAAACACTTGCTTTTGTTCTGCCAATGTTGAGGCATATCAAGGATCAGCCACCAGTTCTTGCAGGAGATGGACCTATTGGGCTTATTATGGCCCCTACAAGAGAACTTGTTCAACAGATTCACAGTGATATAAAGAAGTTTACAAAGGTAATGGGTATCAGGTGTGTCCCAGTCTATGGAGGCTCTGGTGTCGCTCAACAAATCAGTGAGTTGAAACGTGGTACCGAGATAGTTGTTTGTACTCCAGGTAGGATGATTGACATACTATGCACCAGTAGTGGGAAAATAACTAACCTGCGTAGAGTCACCTATCTGGTAATGGATGAGGCAGATCGAATGTTTGACATGGGCTTTGAACCTCAAATCACAAGAATTGTTCAGAATATTCGGCCAGATCGTCAAACAGTTCTCTTCTCTGCCACTTTTCCCCGTCAGGTTGAAATTTTAGCTCGCAAGGTTTTGAATAAACCTGTTGAAATGCAAGTTGGTGGGAGGAGTGTTGTGAACAAAGATATTGCACAGTTAGTTGAAGTGAGGCCAGAAAATGAGAGGTTCCTACGACTCTTGGAACTACTTGGAGAATGGTACGAGAAGGGAAAGATTTTAATATTTGTCCACTCACAGGAGAAATGTGATGCATTGTTCAAGGATCTACTCAGGCACGGATATCCTTGTCTTTCTCTTCATGGAGCTAAGGATCAAACAGACCGTGAATCCACAATATCTGATTTTAAAAGCAATGTTTGCAATTTGTTGGTTGCGACAAGTATTGCTGCTAGGGGATTAGATGTCAAGGAGCTAGAATTGGTAATCAATTTTGATGTTCCAAACCACTATGAAGATTACGTACATCGTGTTGGGCGCACTGGTCGTGCTGGCCGGAAAGGTTGTGCCATCACATTTATTTCCGAAGAAGATGCGAGATATGCACCAGATCTGGTGAAAGCTTTGGAGCTGTCTGAGCAGATTGTTCCCGATGATCTGAAATCCCTTGCTGATGGCTTTATGGCGAAAGTGACTCAAGGACTGGAGCAAGCCCATGGGACTGGTTATGGAGGCAGTGGCTTTAAATTTAATGAAGAAGAAGATGAGGTAAGGAAAGCAGCAAAGAAAGCTCAAGCCAAAGAATATGGATTTGAAGAAGACAAGTCAGATTCTGAAGATGAAGATGACGGTATTAGGAAGGCAGGAGGTGATATCTCACAGCACCCTGCTCTTGCTCAGATTATTGCTGCGACAAAAGCAAATGCTCCCTCAATGCCTACTCCCATCTCCGCAACCCAACTGATTTCAAATGGAGGGCTGCCTGTTTCTTTGCCTTCTGTTCTTGGTCTCCAGACTGCAACAGTCTTGCCTGGAACAGGGCTACCCCTTGCTACAAACGACGGGGCAGCTCGAGCTGCACTAGCTGCTATAAACCTGCAGCACAACTTGGCAAAAATACAATCTGAAGCATTGCCAGAGCATTATGAGGCCGAACTGGAAATAAATGATTTCCCTCAGAATGCTCGCTGGAAAGTCACACACAAGGAAACTTTAGGCCCCATTTCGGAGTGGACTGGAGCTGCCATTACCACTAGGGGACAGTATTTCCCACCTGGCAAAGTTGCTGGACCTGGGGATCGCAAACTCTATTTGTTCATTGAGGGTCCTAGTGAGCAGTCAGTTAAGAGAGCCAAAGTAGAACTGAAGCGTGTTTTGGAAGACATCACTAATCAGGCTTTGCAACTACCTGGTGGAACTCAACCAGGCAAATACTCTGTTGTATAA